In Plasmodium brasilianum strain Bolivian I chromosome 1, whole genome shotgun sequence, a single genomic region encodes these proteins:
- a CDS encoding hypothetical protein (Plasmodium exported protein) gives MYLFYINLFIYTLFLSILQLLNNCLFLNAWNNVKDFQRKLYLKNNRSLSERDYNINKDKQVKERPPYSDSDVLESDGELEQNIKTYLHSEDEGHLTNVNTNFNGTKNSIRGVNTANDKNKVLSKVLSDIKNCDDCNYEEIKKYIKENVDEKHVEKLTSLVDELQNSKKEQKNVKIILASQMNNIRKKMRKNIVLFLILTPVIALLSSVHLFTVTVPEIIKAYTSTVLARIYVIFDPCYRTYVVSVL, from the exons atgtatttattttatattaatctttttatatatactttattcCTTTCGATTTTACAATTATTGAATAAT TGTCTGTTCCTTAACGCATGGAATAATGTAAAAGATTTTCAGaggaaattatatttaaaaaataatagatcTTTATCAGAACGTGAttacaatattaataaagataAGCAGGTAAAAGAAAGACCACCTTATAGTGATAGTGATGTATTAGAATCAGATGGTGAAttagaacaaaatataaaaacatatttacatagTGAAGATGAAGGACATTTAACAAACGTTAATACTAACTTTAATGGAACTAAAAATTCAATAAGAGGAGTTAATACTgctaatgataaaaataaagtattaaGTAAAGTTTTATCAGACATTAAGAATTGCGATGATTGTAATTAtgaggaaataaaaaaatatataaaagaaaatgttgATGAAAAGCATGTTGAAAAATTAACTTCGTTAGTAGATGAACTGCAAAATTCTaagaaagaacaaaaaaatgtgaaGATTATATTGGCAAGccaaatgaataatattagGAAAAAAATGCGGAAGAATATCGTgctttttcttatattaacCCCAGTCATAGCACTTCTATCTTCTGTACATTTGTTTACAGTAACGGTAccagaaattataaaagctTATACTTCGACTGTACTTGCACGTATCTACGTAATATTTGATCCTTGTTACAGAACATATGTTGTATctgttttataa